The sequence below is a genomic window from Gouania willdenowi chromosome 12, fGouWil2.1, whole genome shotgun sequence.
aataaagtagCTCAGTGTgagacacaaaaacatcagaaataaacaactgttattatctcagcggggccacaaacacgTGATTGATCGTATCTgaggatcacatgatcaacattagaataattatcgtttctcaaatggaggtacgggGACacgagagtggaaaattaacaaatgaaagcattaaaatatttggtttgataatatttatttttagttaaaaatgaggaccataataataatgatagaaattatattaattagaaatgaaaatacaaatattagtcctggtcccacaccaggtgaatgatgaccagaaatggtttcaaataataataataaaaaaaagactatagaaataaatctattcaggagacactaaataaatactgttttattccacttatttactaaatgagattCACTTATTCATAACttatagttgttgttttcattgtatttcgagcaaaatgttgttgttctTAAACAAAGGGTGTCTTTGTGacaaaaacgtttgagaatcactgattctgagcattaacaggaaacaagacagtttgtgttattgtgtgtttgttttgtgtgttattgttgtccttttgtgtttttttctataaCACTATGttgttcttggagtcattttgtgttttttatcccccaccacaaagtATGGAAGggagatataggtttgagctgtttaagataggataaccaaattaggtgtgtggcttcagggtatcaataccttaatggaattcgaaaatgagaattataaagaaaacaaaagtaaatttctcatttatttgcgagtcagatattacgacggttggtggtattgaatcattgacacataccaatatataaatgggacCCATTTCCCCGTACCTGTCAAGTGGGCACCAGGGGGCCCCCGGGTGCCCTGTTTTTCAAATGAttactcctctgttagttctccttagatcagaatgcagtttggtatgaataaatatatgatgagacgctcagagtcccttttttaaaaaaatgggccccggggggcccaccccccatttccggtaatttctaaatttatcggaacatagtcgtgtgacatattgtttcaaaggtaattcaacatagattacgattttacgtcacacaacttcatttgttttacttggtggaaccgagtcatttcactgaattctcgggaacgtggtacgtgctattcggcgcgggCCATGGGCCACGGGTCGTAGTTCATCAAAACttgtttttactctgttcgaggtatcttcaaaggggacagcgtttcttagaaactgtttaaggtGGTacgttcttagatttaggacatttaggaaaaggttgtgagttataatgagaaccaatctggcgggggatgttgctgaccgtgtttttttgttttatctattCTGCATTTAACAGTAGCTGCTGTTCCTCATGTGTCCACTGGGGGTCGCACTGTGTtggtgaaattaaataaatatatgtggggggaaaaaatacaaaagtaaaaatatacatacatcagtaaataaataagtaatttaaccattttttttttatacatgtaataaaatatttttatttttattttgttttgttcatactctaccaccccatgatgcaggGGGTGGtagagtatgactagtgtgcatactgtacatactttaaaaaaattccccatttagtatacatccaggtatttctcgtgtactttcatactatctaatgtcaacgcactacatactaattttgaatTGAgacttagtacgagtagtaccgTACGTTATTATGACATTTATAACACTGGTCCGTGTCCTGGTCCGTGACCCAGGGGTTGATGTTCtctgctcctcttcctcagctCGGTGAAGATTCGGACTCTGACTCGAGCTCTGAGTCCAGCCTTTCTTCGCTTTGGAGGAACTCAACAAGACTTCATGGAGTTCAGCCCAAAGAGTCCAGAGcagctgacctttgaccccccaGCTGGTacctgtgtgtgtcagggttgggctccattatatttgtaatcgcgtaattgatcatCAGTTACAactatggtgtaattataattgtaattttaaaaatgtgttgctgtcgtCATCataattcaaatgtatttgagtttagataattgatatggtaattttaattgaaatttttaatagaatttttatggcaattataACCATTTTACAGCTCTATGTATAGttctacacacatgtagttaacaattatgaaaatatgtttcatatcaagctttcccacatttgatCATTATTCATAAAATTTAGGGtgtatagtgacacaaaaaaggctcagacgcccacatcaaaaatattaaaacctatattttcattgattaggaagcgtatcaaggtaatcaatagataggaaataaattagatgattgatgtttgtttttagtgtattttacagctgatttaggacctgttagcattagagatgctaacagaaagctaacacaagaggaaggttaacttctaggttatttatttaaggcttgttaactaactaaattaattgtaatttaacttgaactttagtatttgagaaagtaattgtaagtgactttctgaggataaaaaaacaattgtaatataattgtaattggaaaaaatgctgaacACTGTAagtgtaattgaattttagttGAACatgtgtaattgaaaatgtaattgtaattgacaccaaacctggtgtgtgtgtgttagactCCTGTGATGCATCTCTCTCCTGGTTGCTGGAGGAGCGTCTGAAAGCTGATTGGTTCCAGCAGCAGAAGATTttaaaggaggaggagcttcacAGAAAGTTCCGGAAGGTGCAGTTCACAGGTGGGTCTGTCCCTGTCTGTGTCCCAGTCAGTGTTTGGGTCAgtttcatttttcagttacaattacattttcaattacccatgttcaattactattacagttaccagaattttttcaaattacaattattttttatccttaagaagtgaattacaattacattctcaattactaacattcaattacaattaatcacaattactgagcctgaaataaataacctaataaaagttatccttcctcttgtgttagctttctgttagcatctctaatgctaacaggttctaaatcagatgtaaaatacacaaaaaactaatatctatcatctaatttatttcttatctaTTTGTTActttattaggcttcctaatcaatgaaaatataggttttaatatttttagtgtgggcgtctgagccttttttgtgtcactatacccctagatttaaatttatttcaaatggtaaaatgtgggagagcttgatatgaaacattattgaataattgttaactaaatatgtcaattatctaaactcaattacaatttacttATGATtaagacagcaacagatttgttAAATTGCAATTCTAATtataccataattgtaattaattattaattacgcaattacaattataattgaccctatcCCATGTCCCTGTGTgtccctgtctgtctctgtgtgtcactatgtgtgtctgtgtggccctgtgtgtcactgtgtccCTGTGTGtcactgtctgtctctgtgtatccctgtctctctctgtgtccctgtctgtctctgtgtgtccctgtctgtctctgtgtgtccctatctgtctctgtgtgtccctgtctgtctctgtgtgtccctgtctgtctctgtctgtccctgtctgtctctgtgtgtctctgtctgtccctgtctgtctctgtgtgtccctGTCTGTCCCTGTGTGTCTCTGCCTGTGCtccatctgtctctgtgtgtctcaGAGGACACGGTGGACCGCCTGGTGTCCTTCAGCAGGTGTTGTTCTCTGACGTTGATCTTTGGTCTGAACGCTCTGCTGAGAACCAGCAACAACACGTGGAACAGCAGCAACGCCCACGCTCTGATGGACTACTGTCAGCACAGACGCTACAGACTGCACTGGGAGCTGGGCAACggtctgtcacacacacacacacacacacacacacaaagtcaattactttctcaattacaTTATAAGTGAATCTgcgataaccacatttatttatttatttatctgaataatatccactgttatccaggaagtgtattattatttgggccatactaatatatagtcatcttaaatttgtaaatcattgttttaatcagaaataaaatgggttaaaagtgaccaaaaatagtggaaaaggttgtgaaatgAAGGActgaaaaccacaaaaatgtgttaaaaactgcaaattagagtgggcaaaaaacggacagaaaaagtggtaaaaaaggtgtgtcaatattggaccaattagtttaaactggcaaataatgggcacgacaaattgtgaatgtggttaaattggcaaaaataagcatgaaatatgatgaaaagggacaataatgggtcaatatatgtgagattaggtggtaaaagtggtggaaagggtttataagccttgtgttagctttctgttagcatctcttatgataacaggttggttttgttttaaatcatctgtaaaatacactaaaaacaatgatCTAATTTGTTTGATATATGTGTAAGCCCTAGAACCCTAACATgggtttacagtttttttttggtacatttTCAGACACAATTTTCTAACTCATTACATTTTCTAATATTATTACAGCTGTATCTGTATTGTGTTGTCATTGACAGATAGTAACAATCAGATTTCAACAATAGCAGATCTGAACATATTTCAGacacaaatacattatttaaacaAAGTGATGTTATTCATAAAGACAACCAGGTGGTGATCaatcaaaggaaaaagaaaCAGCTTAAGTTCATTTTCTgaacgcaattacaattacaacagcaacagatttcttatattacaattataactatgcagtaattgtaattaattatcaatgacacgattacaattataattgacacacacacacacacagagagacacactgagggagaacatgcaaacctctCGTCCTCAGAGCCCAACAGCTTTGAAAAGAAAGCAGGCATCAGAGTGGGCGGAGCTCAGCTGGGCCTCGACTTCACTCATCTGAGGAAGATGATGTCACAGAGTCAAAGTTACCGCCACGCAGGACTGTACGGACCAGACATCGGTCAACCCCGAGACCACCGCACAGACATGAcagaagggtgtgtgtgtgtgtgtgtgtgtgtgtgtgtgcgtgtgcgtgcgtgcgtgcgtgcgtgcgtgcgtgcgtgcgtgcgtgcgtgcgtgcgtgtgtgcgtgcgtgtgtgtgtgtgtgtgtgtgtgtgtgtgtgtgtgtgtgtgtgtgtgtgtgtgtgcgtgcgtgcgtgtgcgtctgTGCTGTAAATTGTTGTCCACTGTGTGTCTTTGCTGTAGGTTTTTACAGACTGGTGCTGAGGCCATCAATGCCTTCACATGGCACCagtaagtacacacacacacacacacagagtgtgtAGTTTTCATCTGTATGTGGTGAATTGTGATTGGCTCAATGAACATCCTGTCCTGCCCCCTTCAGCAGAAATACCCAcactttaaaaatcaattcaacaaAAACAAGTCCCTATGGTTAGTTTAAGGCAGGAGTGtggaactcattttagttcaggagccaaatacggagcatTTATGCagtaaaacaagtaatttcaacattattgtgccctagtttgcacttctacgtatacataaaatacaaaatgtgtaagaaaccaacaataatcaagcaataagtgacacatatcagtctcaacaggatcttcactttacatttcctagataatttctatttaattaagggaaatatgtcttcattttaggaaaattgaaggattttgtaagatctgagtgagtttttccaacagttcaatattaaaaatgactgtaatcatgagatataagcaccgggaaaactgtgaacccCTAAaaatgagtttcatttacacagtgattgatggtttctgtcatttttactttctcctgcgtgtgtgcgtgtgtgcgtgtgtgtgtgtgtgtgtgtagttattATGTGAACGGCAGAGAAACGTCTCTGAAAGATTTCCTGGATCCTGACGTCCTCGACACACTCGCATTAAAGACCAAAGAAGTCCTGAaggtttttctctttcttcttcctGGTTCTTTTAATAGAACAGTAACAATCATTCTAATTCTCTGTGTAATTCATTCTAAGTTCTAGTCACAGGTGAAGGCCTTCTGTTCCTGTTAGCGACCCACACACAGGCAGTGGTATAATAGAAGGAGGAACTCTAGTGTATCTGAATAATggaacacatactgtatctgcTCTAGGGTTGGGGTGACCCCCCCCCCGGACAAAATGAAGATAGCGCAAGACGTGATTGGACAAATGAATCACGAGACAATCCAGCCCTTCCCTTATTTAAGTTTTTATACGGCAAATTACTAAATAATATTGAACATACATTATTAGCTgcaggtttgttttgtttttcataatcAATTTTACAGCATGAAGTAATAAGGCTATTTCTGGAACGGTGGTTGACTGTGTATGTAATATGTTGAAAATTTAGTGTAGGTTGAAAAAAACCATTCCTACCCTTAATAAAACCTGGTACGATCAATGAGCAGGTCATTTGgacaacatttaaaatctacatttaatAACGATAATGGCCGATATGAAGAGAACTCGAGTGGGTCTTTGTTTggtttcaataataaataaatatttgcttgTGAGAGGCTATTTTTATaagttttatcattttgtggCTTTTAAAGCTCATGTAAAAACAgtctttgttgtggtttttatcTAAAACAACTGAAACCTCAGTAAAGACTGATAATAATAGATCATAGACAGAGTCATAAAATATAacaacagcaataaaaacacgGAAGTCAAATCTGTGCGTTACATAGtatgtgtttgagtgtgtgtgttacagagggtgtatgtgttacagtgtgttaccGTGTGTGTAACTATGTATGTTACAGAGTGTGTGTTAGAGAGGGTGTTAcagagggtgtgtgtgttactatgtaTGTTACagagtgtgtgttactgtgtgtgtttacagagtgtgtgttactgtgtgtgttacagagtgtgtgttactgtgtgtgttacagagggtgtgtgtgttactatgtaTGTTACagagtgtgtgttactgtgtgtgttacagagggtgtgtgtgttactatgtaTGTTAcagagggtgtgtgtgttactatgtaTGTTACagagtgtgtgttactgtgtgtgttacagagggtgtgtgtgttactatgtaTGTTACAGAGTGTGTGTTACCGTGTGTGTTAcagagggtgtgtgtgttactatgtaTGTTACAGAGTGTGTGTTACCGTGTGTGTTAcagagggtgtgtgtgttactatgtaTGTTACagagtgtgtgttactgtgtgtgttacagagtgtgtgttactgtgtgtgttacagaggGTGTGGTCAGTGTGTCCTCTAAAGCCTGTTTGGCTCGGAGAGACGAGCTCAGCGTTTGGAGGCGGAGCTCCAGGACTGTCTGACACGTTCGCCGCAGGATTTATGTGAggctttgtgtatttgtgtgtatcaTGTATTTTGCGTGTATTTGTTGTATATccgtgtgtatttgttgtttgtttgttgtgtatctttgtgtatttgttgtatatctttatgtattttggGTATTTGTGTGTatctttatgtgtttttgagtaTCTttgttgtgtatctttgtttctttttgtgtgtctttatgtatttgttgtgtcTAGCCTCTGCTCAGTGGgtcagtttgtgtgtgcgtgtgtgtgcgtgtgcgcgtgcgcgtgtgcgtggaTTAAATTAACTACCCACCCTGTGGTCTCATGACTAACTTTAACTAGTGACCCATGATGTAGGCGGAGCAGTGGGCGTGTCCAGAAAGCATGTGACCTCAGAGTCTGTTGTCCAATCAGAGCTCAGGCTGTTGACTGCCGTGTGTCATGCTTTCTCTCGTGCGCTCTCCTGGCGTGTGCACGTTAGGTGGATGGACAAACTGGGCGTGGCAGCTACGCTGGGCCTCGGCGTGGTAATGAGGCAGGTTCTGATTGGCTCAGGGAGTTATCACATGGTGGACGACAACCTGGACCCACTGCCTGTGAGACGCACAATAGCAcgcgcacacatacacatacacatacacacacacatacacacacacacacacacatttgaattgtaatcaaattcaattataattttagttGTAACTGGGAAAAATACCAGTAAtcataattaagttgtaattgaacatggataattgaagatgtaattgaaaaatgcagTTGACCCTGACAATAACAAGTGTGCGTGTGCAGGATTACTGGCTCTCTCTTCTCTACAAGCGATTGGTCGGGTCTGAAGTTCTGCGTGTTgagctttcctctgactttGGGTCAAACAGACGAGTCCGAGTGTATCTACACTGTGCCCACAGGaggtacacaactacacaacaaTACAAACACAACGCTTACAccctctttgtgtgtgtgtgtattttattgtgtatgtgtatattttattgtgtgtgtgcaggtacGTCCGTGGGGCGCTCACTCTGATGTCGATGAATCTGAGCAGGAAgcctgtgtctctctctctcccttcgTCGCTCGCCCACGGCTCAGTTGAAGCGTTTGTTCTTCAGTCGGAGAATCAGTCACTGCTGACCAGGTACACACAGGAAGTACACACAGGAAGTACACACAGGAAGTACACACAGGAAGTACACACAGGAAGTACACACAGGAAGTACACACAGGAAGTACACACAGGAAGTACACAGAGGAAGTACACACGTAAAGTACGCACAGGAAGTACGCACCGGAAGTATGCACAGGAAGTACACTCAGGAAGTACACACAGGAAGTACACTCAGGAAGTACACTCAGGAAGTACACTCAGGAAGTACACACAGGAAGTACACACAGGAAGTACACAGAGGAAGTACACACGTAAAGTACACACGGGAAGTACGCACAGGATG
It includes:
- the hpse gene encoding heparanase isoform X1, which gives rise to MVQTGPIGPGPGPGLCDRETDQEVSDRLSMKSLLVLLLLLVLIHRTDGDLNRTSADQDQDQVVVVVPDLHTVLHRVDQRFLSVTIDASLASEERFMSLLSSVKIRTLTRALSPAFLRFGGTQQDFMEFSPKSPEQLTFDPPAGTCVCQDSCDASLSWLLEERLKADWFQQQKILKEEELHRKFRKVQFTEDTVDRLVSFSRCCSLTLIFGLNALLRTSNNTWNSSNAHALMDYCQHRRYRLHWELGNEPNSFEKKAGIRVGGAQLGLDFTHLRKMMSQSQSYRHAGLYGPDIGQPRDHRTDMTEGFLQTGAEAINAFTWHHYYVNGRETSLKDFLDPDVLDTLALKTKEVLKRVWSVCPLKPVWLGETSSAFGGGAPGLSDTFAAGFMWMDKLGVAATLGLGVVMRQVLIGSGSYHMVDDNLDPLPDYWLSLLYKRLVGSEVLRVELSSDFGSNRRVRVYLHCAHRRYVRGALTLMSMNLSRKPVSLSLPSSLAHGSVEAFVLQSENQSLLTRSVMMNSVVMKMINDETLPDVRGRLLPASQLQLPSFSMAFFVLMDAHAAACS
- the hpse gene encoding heparanase isoform X2, which encodes MVQTGPIGPGPGPGLCDRETDQEVSDRLSMKSLLVLLLLLVLIHRTDGDLNRTSADQDQDQVVVVVPDLHTVLHRVDQRFLSVTIDASLASEERFMSLLSSVKIRTLTRALSPAFLRFGGTQQDFMEFSPKSPEQLTFDPPADSCDASLSWLLEERLKADWFQQQKILKEEELHRKFRKVQFTEDTVDRLVSFSRCCSLTLIFGLNALLRTSNNTWNSSNAHALMDYCQHRRYRLHWELGNEPNSFEKKAGIRVGGAQLGLDFTHLRKMMSQSQSYRHAGLYGPDIGQPRDHRTDMTEGFLQTGAEAINAFTWHHYYVNGRETSLKDFLDPDVLDTLALKTKEVLKRVWSVCPLKPVWLGETSSAFGGGAPGLSDTFAAGFMWMDKLGVAATLGLGVVMRQVLIGSGSYHMVDDNLDPLPDYWLSLLYKRLVGSEVLRVELSSDFGSNRRVRVYLHCAHRRYVRGALTLMSMNLSRKPVSLSLPSSLAHGSVEAFVLQSENQSLLTRSVMMNSVVMKMINDETLPDVRGRLLPASQLQLPSFSMAFFVLMDAHAAACS